The following are from one region of the Magallana gigas chromosome 6, xbMagGiga1.1, whole genome shotgun sequence genome:
- the LOC136276348 gene encoding uncharacterized protein, with the protein MEITLSATKVESIKRKCTDMISKREVSIQELSSLIGTVNASVNATVEAVIPASLYVRELQMFQTKCLLKSKRNYQQMIILPQTSRGEINWWLQQLEHWNGKQVRLSSNPDLVIQTDASKTGWGAVCLTQNLRMGGPWNPSEKKLHINVLELKAVQFAIQSLTKHKQNIHVHIKSDNTTVVAYLNKMGGGTRSELLVQTTKQIWTHCLSKKIMITAEHIPGIQNVQADLESRQMRDTSNWMLNKGIFKQINQMWGPLKKDLFADRLNTQLENYMSWRPDPYAMGMDAFQIPWNNKRGYAFPPFCLITRCLSKVLKEKSEIVIITPAWQTQPYYPVILTLSIDNPILLPPMKNLLLSPEGVVHPLVSNQTLKIVAWKVSGDKNKQQEFRNKLPNSWLQVGDKELTRSLQQLLETVG; encoded by the coding sequence ATGGAGATAACTCTATCAGCAACCAAAGTAGAGAGCatcaaaagaaaatgtacaGACATGATCAGCAAAAGAGAAGTGTCAATACAAGAGTTATCAAGTTTAATAGGAACAGTGAATGCTTCAGTGAATGCTACAGTAGAAGCTGTCATCCCAGCCTCACTGTATGTGAGGGAGCTTCAAATGTTTCAAACAAAATGCCTGctaaaatcaaaaagaaattatcaacaaatgatAATACTTCCACAAACTTCCAGAGGGGAGATAAACTGGTGGCTACAGCAGCTGGAACATTGGAATGGAAAACAAGTTCGACTGTCCTCAAACCCGGACTTGGTAATACAAACAGATGCCTCGAAAACAGGGTGGGGGGCAGTATGTCTCACTCAGAACTTAAGAATGGGGGGGCCTTGGAACCCCTCAGAGAAAAAATTGCATATCAATGTACTGGAACTGAAAGCAGTACAGTTTGCAATTCAATCACTGACCAAACACAAACAGAACATTCATGTTCACATCAAATCAGACAACACAACAGTTGTTGCATATCTgaacaaaatggggggggggacCAGATCAGAACTGTTAGTACAAACAACAAAACAGATTTGGACTCACTGTCTATCCAAAAAGATCATGATTACTGCAGAACATATACCCGGAATACAGAATGTCCAAGCAGACTTGGAGAGTCGTCAGATGAGGGATACCAGCAACTGGATGCTGAACAAGGGaatattcaaacaaataaatcaGATGTGGGGGCCATTAAAAAAAGATCTCTTTGCAGACAGGTTGAACACACAACTGGAAAATTACATGAGTTGGCGTCCAGACCCATATGCAATGGGAATGGATGCATTCCAGATACCCTGGAACAACAAAAGAGGGTATGCTTTCCCTCCATTTTGTCTAATAACAAGATGTTTGTCCAAAGTTCTGAAAGAAAAGTCAGAAATTGTCATAATAACTCCAGCATGGCAGACTCAACCATACTATCCAGTAATTCTGACCTTGTCAATAGACAACCCAATTCTTTTACCTCCCATGAAAAACCTGCTACTGTCACCAGAGGGAGTAGTGCATCCACTAGTCAGCAATCAAACCTTAAAGATAGTGGCTTGGAAGGTTTCAGGAGACAAAAACAAGCAGCAGGAGTTTCGAAACAAACTTCCGAACTCTTGGCTGCAGGTTGGAGACAAGGAACTTACAAGGAGCTTACAACAGCTGCTGGAGACAGTGGGATAG